GTTTATGCGACACGCTGTGttttttgaagaattaatttttttattttaaattaattaaaaataattttaatatattgatttcataaataaatttaaaaaaataaaaaaaaatactattttaacacattttaaaataaaaaacaattgatttgtGTCAAAAACTTATCCCACCAAAtccttttaaaagtttatttgaaaatataattgggttagtttttaaaatattttttatttaaaagtatattaaataatattttttatttttttaatattattacattaatatattttaaaaaaattaaaaattttaatttttaaataaattttttaatttttttagaaatagaattaaatacGACACCGAGAAGCCCATCATATTCTAACAGAAACAACTAGATAATCAAGGATTTTCACAAGGGTAGTTTTgtcaagaaaaaagagagggaaaggCTGATCATTAGATTTCCGGTGTGACCCCATTAGTTTTCATGCACAGATGATTTACGAGAATAATTGAAACATCATTAGACCTCACATGAACACCCAGTTTACATTTTGACCAAAAAGCCCAGCCAATAACAAAATTATGACCCatgaaaaaatatcactttatagtaaataaaaattatatgaagattaatcaattcaataaagTAATATAACAAAATCCCTCTTCCCTTCATTTTTATCCAATCCCGTCCGTTCATTTTATAATCAACGCATAAAAACAAGCCTAAAAAAGGAGGCCTTTTTACTTTTCTCCCTCTAATGAAGGTAATAGAAGCAGGAGAGAGTATCTAAGGCGCTGGGTAATGGTCTTATCTACGGTTCCTGTACATCCGGTGCAGTAGATCTTAGCCTCTTAATAATCGGTTCAGTTTCAGGGGCTTGGCTGCTGGCCGAGATGGGATTCTCGGAACGCGTGCTACAGCTCCCACAAGCAGTGGCTGCGTCGAGCACTCCAGCTGGGCTAGCCGGATCAACTAGGGCATCATCCGATAAATCCTTAAGCCGAGCCGTCGGACACGTGTCGATCAGGTATTCCTCTATTAGTTGGTGACAGCTTCTCACCATTTCCTTCAAAAAGATcacattatagtttttattacaCAGATTTCAATATCTCTCAGTTAATTCTCGTAAAGGTGGTGAGTATtcgggaaaataaataaataaatatatatatttccagaAAAGACCCTACTGacaacaaaaattatcaattacgCCCCaaagattataaatatttacCCTGTTTACTCTCTCATGAAAGAACTGCCCAACACCAGCCTTCAATGGTATAGTATCAAAATTCTTTCCCGCAGCGGATATCACCGCAGCAGCTGCCACCGTCGACGGTGCAAAACCCAAGAAATCAATCACTgaaaaaatcccaaaaagatTTCAAAATGTTTCATAAAAATTGTCAAACGTCAATCAGATTTTGGTGAGATTTGAATTACCACGGATGGTGTTGAGAATGAGATCCGATGAGTTTTTCAAGACCCGATTGAAATTCCCGGGTTTTGTAGAGGAACAAGAAGGGAGCTTTGAAATGAAGTAATCAAGATAATCGAATGGAGTGATTGATCGTAATCTCCAATTGAGATTGGCCATGACCCGAAGCTCcattttttgaatgtttttgggCTCAAATATGAATCCAGGTTCAAGTATTTGAAGGTCTAATAACAATGGCACGTCAGGTTCTTCCATTTTCGCTGCTAAAGACAAGCATGCCACTGATAGTAGCTGAAACGGCCACCCATTTTCCTGTTTCAATTAAGAAAACCCGAGCTTTAGAtcaataagataataaaaatcacTCTTTTGTGTAAAATGTGAATTCACTTTCCCGCTAAATCTGATATTTTAAAGGGAAAGTTGAATGGgatattttgaagataaatatGGAACGTTCCTGGAAAAACCGATATTTTCTCGGGCGAGAATGGAGTTTAGCAGGAAAAGGGCAAAAAAGAAGGGAGGGtgatctattatttatttaccgGAAGAGAATAAGAGGAAAGAAAACGGTCGAAGTAATTGACGGAGAGTAACGCCGTTAATGGCCTGAACTCGTAGTGTGCATACACCTGCATTGCCAAAGCAATAGATATCACCACCACATCAATACATACACACGTGTAGACACCTACGTATCTATACACCTGTAGGTACCTTGAGGATCCAGTTGATGGAATCTTGGCGAGCCGTGATGTCAATGGAGCGGTGACGGCAACGATGGAGATAATCCGACAAGGGCATAAAGTGAGATTCAGAGTCAATCAGTTTGGTGATGGTATTCTCATCGGATGATGGAAAAAGGATGATGGATCGTGATGGTGGTGGGAATTGAGGGTGGCTAGAGATCCACGTGTCGGCATCCTGTTGGACCACCTCACTGGCATCCTCCCCACAGTACAGGCTGTTAAGTGCAGAGGCAGAGTGGTCCGGGAAGTGGGAGTGGGAGTGGGAGTGCGAGCGAGAGTGAGACATAGTGAGGGTGGCTATGGGTGGTTAATGGCAGGACAACGGCATTGGTAGCGGCGGAAAGAGGGAGGAAGAGAGTGTTAGTGGTGTTTGGTGGTGGATGTCTAGTTTTGGACATGGCTTGGTTATGGGTCTTCTGGGGATAACATGTTTCGGGTGGATGCTGTTGTTGTGTgcgtctctctctcttcctctcttgatgggttttctttttttgtttgtgtctgGCTCTGCAGAGCTTTGAATAATGGAGGAGAGAGTGTGCGTGTGTCGAGGGATGAGAAAATGGAGAGGGGCGTGCCGTGTATCGATCTTTTCACGTGGGTTTATGAATGGTGATTTTGTTTTGACCAAAATTAAATGGAGAGCTTTTTGCAACTTATGGTTTACTTtcccttttctcttttgttaaTCTCGCAATTATTGTAAAGTTTCCACCCATTCAAAACTGCTTTCCACcttcaaaattatcaaatttatatttttttatatgtttttttttttttatatatagatgatGCAAAGTATAAATGAAAATCTTAAtagaatattttaatatatttttaataaatttactttCCCTTCATTTGTGTGTTGAACCTACCTCCATTGTCTGTTACGGGCAACACAGCATTTCTATTTAATTGGTAGCCTCAAGTAAATAGAACTATACCATCATGTGCATAAATGCATGTAAAGagataaaaaggaagaaacaagGGTGCGCTTAATCTAGGCGCAGTGCGAGTAGATCGCTTTGGAGATTTTACTCTACACAAGAATTATTGTTCCATGGATCGACATATTAAATGTTTTGTGCTAAAATTAAGGCAAGTTTACCAATGAAATGTTCATTTAATGgttaaaacattaatatatccttgtaaatataaaaaataaaagtttagttttcaagaaaaagcaTTTATTAGAAAGAGAGTTATGAACTTTAAATGAGATTAGTCTCAttctttaaaaagatataaagatacctgcataaagaaaaaaaaaaaaaaaaaacaagggttaGCCTCCTAaaaaggtagttttttttttatgtcagttTTGTATTccattgtgttttaaaaatatatttaactttaaaaatttaaatttatgtttttttaattaaatattaccttACCCAACACGAAATTAAGCGGCAGGCCCTGTACAACTTGTCCAACAAAGATGTAGAAATCTTTCCGATAACAAATAAGATATCAAAGTTTTTCAGCCTAACAAGGGAGATCGAATTTTACTAACATAGTAAAATGTCACCGCTGTTGATCAAATATCAATACACAGGGAGTTGTTGACTTTTTGTCCTAGCTGTAAAGCCCCTATAGGCTGAAGATATCTTGAGTGACCCCGCTCACAGTCAAGCCCATGTGTTCCGTACACTTTGTATATGGGAACTAGGGTTGATGTATCGTGTATTTGGCTGTCAAATACCATCGTATCGAAGCACAGGCTCACCACATTATTGACCTTCGAGATTTGCAACTGTTACAATTTGGTTTCATTCTCTCCAGACCaccttttacttttcttttcttttgtcttcttCCATGGAGCGGGGCGGCCGGATAATGCAAGGTGCTTCTCCTTGCACAGAGCCTGATGGCATTTCTtagattttgaattcttttgtgTTCTTAAATCATGCtaacaatgtaaaaaaaaataaaaaatctgggAAGGAAGCTGATTTTACTGAGGAATTTGCATTTCTTTTGTCGAAGTAGCAGATTTTACTCCAAATGACTTGAcagcttctcttctcttctcctttgttACCTAACTGGCGCGCTAAACAAATAACCTTTTTTGCCAACTTATTAATCAGCGTTTGCATGCTATTTATGGTTTTGTGCCTTAATAAATCGAGGACAGGTCTCACCGTGTGATGTGATATGATAtgaccttgatttttttttttttttttagtttttcgcCCGtgacattattttgatttaaaccaCGCTCATCTGCTTCTTGCTCGAGTCTCTGCGGGCTTCAGCAACATATAACACATAACACAGTTAGAATTTATGTTCggcttcttctccttttcttttttttaatgtatttttaagttaaaaatacttttaaaaacaaactttaCCTGCACAAAAAGTACTCATGTTTACACGACGGGTCGCTGTGCATCCACAGTGAACTGAAAGGTATACAAAAGGTCGCCAAAACCCCATCAGTAGTTCATTTGTGAAAAGGTACTCTGAGGTTGCAATCATACGGCATGGGAATGCAATTCTTTATGGGGTTGTCGCAAATATAATTGAACCCTCGACTGCTAAACATCCAGGATCACATGCCAACACTCTGAACCTTCCATGAATCGAGGCATTCTGACAATCAAACTGTAAGGCAAGGAATGATGAATGAGGAGGAAAGACAGCTAGAAGGAATCAGAAATTCCAGTTCAACATGATGGAGCATGGACCAAACTGATTTCAACACAAAATTTTCAATCCCCGAATTCTACCATGCTTTCTTGTCGAAGTGACACTTAAAAAGGCCTTAGACTTGGGAGTTCTACACTCCTGTTCTAATACTTCATGTTCCTCCTGTTCAACGGGAATTGGGTCCAGCAGATGACCAGGGAAAAAGGGCTTCGAGATTTTAGTCACTATTCACTCCCTGACTCGTTTCTGAAAATCGTGAAAAGTCCTCCTGAGAGGATGATGCGATATGGAAGATAAACTTTTTGTCACGATTGAACTTTAAAGGTGTGGCAATGGCCAAGCCACATCGCTTTGCCAAAATGTACTCCACagtacacacacacaaaaaaaaaaaaaaaaaagggcatctGATTGAGACTAAATTCTATTTCATACACCTTCAAAAGTGATTTTTGAGAAATTACAACACCAGCTCTCACACAAAGCTACATAAAAACCTGCTGTAAAAGAATTTAGCTATGGTGAATTGCATTCTAGCATCTGTAGGAAAAACGGATGTTAGGttcatccaaataaaataaaaagaaaagaaatccttGGCAATCAAAAAGGCCAATTCACAAAGCACGACAGATTCTTATTCTCATAAAAGAAGCGAGATAAAAAGGTTCATCAcaagctaaaattaaaaatatgacatGCATTATCTTCGAGAATGCGTAATAAAGCTACCATCAATTTCGCATTATCTTCGAGAATGCGTAATAAAGCTACCATCAATTTCTTATAAAGGCACATGAATTAGGTTCACTCTGTTACTTGTTTATCGTGAATAAAATTCTATCTGCAGTAAATTTTTCAAAGATCATTACTGTttgcatttaatatttataaatattattgcaaTCACATGTTTAGACTACCAAGTTGGTGTGTCTGGCTTAACTATTCCTATACAATGTAATtctcattttgatatataacaTTGTTGCCCTAACAATGAAATACTAGGAGAGCAACAAATTcagaattttgtttattttcactTCTTTTCAGCTTTTCTTTGATGGCAAGGAAGAGCTCCAAAATTAGAATGAAGGGAAAAACCTGTATAGAACTCCTCACTCCTGGTGTCTTGCCTAAAATATCTGAACCTCTCCCACCAGTACCTGCCACTGTCTCAGCGGGTTGTGATGTGCAACAAACTGTGAGTGCAGTCCAAGAAACAAGCAACTAAAATTGCCACTGTTGCTGGAGAGGAGAAGATCACTTGCATTATGTCGTTGAACTGAAGAAATCAGaacttcatcaaaataaaaaatctcttaataAACTTATTGAACAACGATAATGCTATAAGATCAGATGCAATTCCAACGAAGAAATCAGAACTTCATCAAAATACAACtctcttaataaatttattgaacaaCGATTATGCTATAAGATCAGATGCAATTCAAACAAACATCACCAGGTGGCACCGGTGTGGACAGGGCCACGATCAGAAACCAAAATGTAGTCCTTGAAGTACTGTGGCACAGGAAGGcccaagaagagagaaaagccAAGGATGAACTTCGTTCTGAAGCTATTGAGTTGCAGAACTGGAGAAATCCCAGACCAGCAGAAGCTGCTTCTCCCACAAACATATCAGAGTCAAAAGTCGATTAAAATGGTTTCCTTGAAGGGAAGTTGACAGTAGAACAATGGAGCATAACTAAAGCTATTACAAAACAAATTGATCCCTATTGATCTTTATATACCACGTTCAAAAACAAGTATAGAATACATAGAATCttgtttgatctttattttcCATGTGAAAGTTCTTACTAAGTCAACCCTTCCTCTTTGCATTACGAAGATACCACCCTATTTTGGCTCCAACCAGTGAGTTATTATGTGAGCTTGAAAAAAAGTGACAGCATGTATCAATCTTTCCCAACCAACAGACAGAAAGATGAAAAATCTCATAGAAACTAAATTCATTTTCTCTTGTCGCTCACTATTTCATTTACCACAGCAATTCCTATCTGTTCAGTTTATGAAGTTGAGTCTTGAATTAGGAATGCCATATGGTTTCTAGTAGAAACTTTCTACAAAAACAACTACAGTATAGAGGTATACACTGACTAGTAAGAACAGAGGGCCTCACTACCTATTGTGGTGACTATGGACTTTTCTCTAGCATCTTCTTGTAATCAGCTGGCAGTAACATGTGTTAGTAACGTTAATTCACATACAAAACTTTAACTGATTTATGTGACTACCAGTAGTCTTTTAGTGTTTTAATGTTCATTGATAACATTTCTATTGTAGAATCAGGCAAACTGTCCCACTGAACTTCATTTTGCTCTTGGTaaaattgattgataatttagatccagccataaaaaaacatagaaaagtaATACATACCCGCATAGGCAAAGATGACACAGTAAAGAGCTGCCACAATTGGCAATGGTATGGGAAGCAAGAACAGTCCTGAATCTTCCTGTTAAAGATAAGTTGCAACAGTGTAAGAACAATTACTGAGTGAACAATGCAATGATGGTGCCAGATTTCTATTCGCAAAATTGATAAAGACTTCAAGTTGAAATGATAGGAAAAAGGTAAGGAGCCTTTTTAAAAGGACAGTGGTCAGTAATCATGACAGGACAAAAAGAGAATCTAAAACATTGATTGCCATGAGAaatgaaattcaattcattcattaaaaagataataaataaaaagaaaataaaagattgcaATGTGGAATACTGCACTTaacacagaaaagaaaagcatgaaGCCTGCTGATATTTGAACAACTCTCTGACTTCCAACTCGTGTTAATCCCAAAAGACCTGCATTTTCACTGTAAGCATAACAGAGCAAAATTAGATTACTGAATTGGTAGGAGAGGATACTAGCATTAGGACATCCATCAATTCATCACACCCAACAACAACGATATTTTACAAGATCGCAATGTGGAATACTGCATAAATAGAGCATCTTAAACAAGCAACATAATAGTTTGCAAATCAACATATGGATTGTAAAATCAAGATCCTTAGCTCTAATTTATCCAACCAATGTCAGCTTTCCTTAAAGTTTTTCTCTGATAGTAACTAACAACAAATTTTACAACAGCAACCATGGAATTCTACCATATGGGTCGTATACCTGAAAGTAGGTTAAGCATTTTGCTTATAGATTATGAATGTGGTAAACC
This genomic interval from Populus alba chromosome 1, ASM523922v2, whole genome shotgun sequence contains the following:
- the LOC118055376 gene encoding cyclin-D4-1 translates to MSHSRSHSHSHSHFPDHSASALNSLYCGEDASEVVQQDADTWISSHPQFPPPSRSIILFPSSDENTITKLIDSESHFMPLSDYLHRCRHRSIDITARQDSINWILKVYAHYEFRPLTALLSVNYFDRFLSSYSLPENGWPFQLLSVACLSLAAKMEEPDVPLLLDLQILEPGFIFEPKNIQKMELRVMANLNWRLRSITPFDYLDYFISKLPSCSSTKPGNFNRVLKNSSDLILNTIRVIDFLGFAPSTVAAAAVISAAGKNFDTIPLKAGVGQFFHERVNREMVRSCHQLIEEYLIDTCPTARLKDLSDDALVDPASPAGVLDAATACGSCSTRSENPISASSQAPETEPIIKRLRSTAPDVQEP
- the LOC118055375 gene encoding putative nucleobase-ascorbate transporter 9 isoform X3 — translated: MGVPLLCLLLYSAVVLDGCENAGLLGLTRVGSQRVVQISAGFMLFFSVLRRFRTVLASHTIANCGSSLLCHLCLCGNSGNFSCLFLGLHSQFVAHHNPLRQWQVLVGEVQIF
- the LOC118055375 gene encoding nucleobase-ascorbate transporter 4-like isoform X4, yielding MGVPLLCLLLYSAVVLDGCENAGLLGLTRVGSQRVVQISAGFMLFFSVKIQDCSCFPYHCQLWQLFTVSSLPMRFNDIMQVIFSSPATVAILVACFLDCTHSLLHITTR
- the LOC118055375 gene encoding uncharacterized protein isoform X8; translation: MGVPLLCLLLYSAVVLDGCENAGLLGLTRVGSQRVVQISAGFMLFFSVKIQDCSCFPYHCQLWQLFTVSSLPMRQQWQF
- the LOC118055375 gene encoding nucleobase-ascorbate transporter 6-like isoform X2, which encodes MGVPLLCLLLYSAVVLDGCENAGLLGLTRVGSQRVVQISAGFMLFFSVLRRFRTVLASHTIANCGSSLLCHLCLCGFCWSGISPVLQLNSFRTKFILGFSLFLGLPVPQYFKDYILVSDRGPVHTGATW
- the LOC118055375 gene encoding nucleobase-ascorbate transporter 6-like isoform X1; this translates as MGVPLLCLLLYSAVVLDGCENAGLLGLTRVGSQRVVQISAGFMLFFSVLRRFRTVLASHTIANCGSSLLCHLCLCGSFCWSGISPVLQLNSFRTKFILGFSLFLGLPVPQYFKDYILVSDRGPVHTGATW
- the LOC118055375 gene encoding uncharacterized protein isoform X6, encoding MGVPLLCLLLYSAVVLDGCENAGLLGLTRVGSQRVVQISAGFMLFFSVKIQDCSCFPYHCQLWQLFTVSSLPMRLLLVWDFSSSATQ
- the LOC118055375 gene encoding uncharacterized protein isoform X5, whose protein sequence is MGVPLLCLLLYSAVVLDGCENAGLLGLTRVGSQRVVQISAGFMLFFSVKIQDCSCFPYHCQLWQLFTVSSLPMRQLLLVWDFSSSATQ
- the LOC118055375 gene encoding uncharacterized protein isoform X7, with protein sequence MGVPLLCLLLYSAVVLDGCENAGLLGLTRVGSQRVVQISAGFMLFFSVKIQDCSCFPYHCQLWQLFTVSSLPMRLITRRC
- the LOC118055375 gene encoding nucleobase-ascorbate transporter 4-like isoform X9, with the translated sequence MGVPLLCLLLYSAVVLDGCENAGLLGLTRVGSQRVVQISAGFMLFFSVLRRFRTVLASHTIANCGSSLLCHLCLCG